Part of the Salinigranum rubrum genome is shown below.
AACGCGATGGAGCCGCGGGCGGCCGTCGCGGAGTACAACCCCTCCGAGAACGAGTTGGCGGTCCACATGACCACCCAGAACCCCCACCTCCACCGCCTGCTCATGTCGGGCGTCATCGACCACCCCGAGCACAAGCTTCGGGTGCGCGCGCCGGACGTCGGGGGCGGCTTCGGATCGAAGATCCACCACTACGCCGACGAGGCGCTCGTCGCCATCGCCGCCAAACGAGTCGAGCGGCCGGTCAAGTGGCAGGCGACCCGGACGGAGACGTACCTCACCGACGCGCAGGGCCGGGGTCACCAGACGCACGCCGAAATCGCCGTCGACGACGACGGCACCATCCAGGGGCTCCGCGTGGACACGAAGGCGAACCTCGGGGCGTACCTCTCGACGTTCGCGCCGTCGGTCCCGACCTACCTCTACGGCACACTGCTGTCGGGACAGTACGACATCCCGACCATCCACTGCGCCGTCGAGGGGGCGTTCACGAACGTCCCGCCCGTGGACGCCTACCGCGGCGCGGGTCGCCCGGAGGCGTCGTTCGTCGTCGAGCGGCTCGTCACCCTCGCCGCGAGGGAACTCGGGGAGGACCCCGCCGAGTTCAGGCGACAGAACTTCGTCCGGGAGTTCCCCCACGAGACGCCCGTCGCCGTCGTCTACGACAGCGGCGATTACGAGAAACCCCTGGACAGGGCGCTGGAGATGCTCGACTACGAGGAGTTCCGCGAGCGCCAGGCCGAAGCCCGCGAAGAGGGTCGCTATCTGGGCGTCGGCTTCTCGGCGTACATCGAGGCCTGCGGCCTCGCCCCCTCCGAACTCGCGGGACAACTCGGTGCACAGGCCGGCCTCTGGGAGAGTTCGCTCGTCCGCTTCCACCCCTCGGGGACGGTGACGGCGTACGTCGGCACGTCCGGCCACGGCCAGGGCCACCAGACGACGTTCGCCCAGATCGTCGCCAACGAACTCGGCATCGACTACGACGACGTCGAGGTCGTCGAGGGCGACACGGACGAGATCCCGCAGGGGATGGGAACCTACGGCAGTCGGAGCGCCGCTGTCGGCGGGAGTGCCCTCGTCAAGAGCTCCGAGAAGCTCGTCGAGAAGTCCCGCGAGATCGCCGCCCACCAACTCGAAGTCGCGTCGGAGGACGTCGAGTTCGAGCGCGGCGAGTTCAGCGTGACGGGCGCGCCCGACCGCTCCATCCACATCCAGGCGGTCGCCCAGCAGTCGTACCTGGCGCACGACCTCCCCGAGGGGATGGAGCCCGGGCTCGAAGCCACCTCCTTCTACGACCCGGAGAACTTCGTCTTCCCGTTCGGCGTCCACGCGGCCGTCGTCGAGGTCGACCCCGCGTCGGGCGAAATCGACTTCGAGAGGTACGTCGCGGTCGACGACGTCGGCAACCAGATCAACCCGAAGATCGTGGAAGGCCAGATTCACGGCGGCGTCGCCCAGGGCGTCGGG
Proteins encoded:
- a CDS encoding xanthine dehydrogenase family protein molybdopterin-binding subunit — protein: MGVESKDAAEVDAADILGSAIERREDPALLTGDAEYTDDIQLPRMCHVAIKRSRHAHAAIEGIDTSAAEEMDGVVDVFTAEDLDVPGKLPVGWLLDTLKQVDHPILASERVRYQGDALAVVVAEERYLAHDAVGRIEVDYDILDAVTDPADALADDAPALHDDAAGNVAFDWEIGDREATDAAFEDADHVVGLDLENQLLIPNAMEPRAAVAEYNPSENELAVHMTTQNPHLHRLLMSGVIDHPEHKLRVRAPDVGGGFGSKIHHYADEALVAIAAKRVERPVKWQATRTETYLTDAQGRGHQTHAEIAVDDDGTIQGLRVDTKANLGAYLSTFAPSVPTYLYGTLLSGQYDIPTIHCAVEGAFTNVPPVDAYRGAGRPEASFVVERLVTLAARELGEDPAEFRRQNFVREFPHETPVAVVYDSGDYEKPLDRALEMLDYEEFRERQAEAREEGRYLGVGFSAYIEACGLAPSELAGQLGAQAGLWESSLVRFHPSGTVTAYVGTSGHGQGHQTTFAQIVANELGIDYDDVEVVEGDTDEIPQGMGTYGSRSAAVGGSALVKSSEKLVEKSREIAAHQLEVASEDVEFERGEFSVTGAPDRSIHIQAVAQQSYLAHDLPEGMEPGLEATSFYDPENFVFPFGVHAAVVEVDPASGEIDFERYVAVDDVGNQINPKIVEGQIHGGVAQGVGQALYEGAEYESNGQLLTGSMQDYTVPKAVQIPSMETDSTVTPSPVNPLGVKGVGEAGTIAAPQAVVNAVCDALEPFDVDHIDMPLKAETVWRATSETTVATDGGEE